ACAGCAAAGTTAAGCTCAAGCTCCATCTCGGAAATCTCGAATCCGGGAAGAGGAAAGTTCCTGAGAAACTCGTCCTTCTCGTACTCCTTTCGAATTTTTGAGAGCTCCATGTCAATCAGCTTTTTGGCTGAGAGGGCTGAGAGCGTTATCGATGCCGCGAGCTCTCTTAGGGGTGCTTTTTTGACTGCAATTTCCGGCTTGTCAACCGGCTTAACCGGCTCGACAAAATCCGGCTTTTTAACGTCACGGGCAACGTCTTTGCGAACTCTTCTTCCCGGCATTATCCCTCCCCTACCGTAATCGAGTTGCTGAGAACTGTTATCATCCTTGCGATGCCCTCTGGAATCTCAGTCCGCTTTACCTTTATCTTGATGTTAAGCTCTCCGTTGAGGTCTGTCTTTGTTTCAGCTTTTGGTGCGTAGACGCATACAGCGGCACGAACTTCCCCTTCTGCTGCTTTGACGTTGCAACAATCTTCGCGCTGAAGTCTATCTCCGCCTCGTCGATGCTGAGGTAGGGAACGGGAACCAATGTGAGAAGCGGGATTTTTACCCTGTTCTTCTCACTCACAGCCCCCTTTCTGGATCGAAAACCGTTTGCTCGTAAGCCAGCTCAATGCCCTTGGGCTTTCCGTTCTCGTCGATCAGACTTGTTAGAAACTCCACGGTTGCGTTAGCTGACTCCTGCTGGGCCTCCACCATCGACCTGAGTGGGGTTGCGATAATCTGATCCAGCAGTAAAGCTACGTTGACCAATCAAAGCACCTCTTTACCCTGTTCCCCCACCTGAAGCTCCAGCAGGAGCTATGCTCTCCTTCAGCAGGCTGAGCAGAGTTCTCATACCTTCAGGCATTTCATCCTGCACAGCATTGACGGTGATGTCAAGCTCCGAGCTTCTGTCAACCTGGGACCTGCTCTCCTTCTTGAATCCGTAAGAGGCTGTGAGCTTCACGCTTCCCCAGCCCCATCCTGCTTTTGCTGTAAGCTTGCTGGCGAAGTCGTGCTGAGTTTTGTCCTGCGCAGAGGTCTTTATGGTGAAGTTGAAGTGGACCGTCATGTCCTTTATCCTGATGAAGGGCACGGGAAGAATCGTCAGCAAGGGTGCCTCAACTGTCGTGTCAACGTCCGTAACGTCTCCCGTTTCCGGGTCGAGCTCCTTTCTCTTGAATTTGAATGTTACCGTCTTAACATTCCCGTCGTCGTCAAGCCCAACCTCCTGAACGAATCGTGCTGTGGTCATCGCTGCAAAGGCCTGAGCCCTCACAGCGGCCTCAAGCGGTTTGCCAATCAAACTCTCTATCGGCAGAGCGGCAAGCTCTGCTGGTATATTTGCGCCAACCATACAATCACCTCCGGTCAATTAAAGTGCCAATTGCTGGCAAATAATTCTTAATTCTGAGTTATTTAAGTTTTTCCACCACACTATGTAAAATCCTGCTGAAGTTTTCGCAATTCACCGAGGTCTTGTAATCTTTAAGCAAAGTTTTTTCAATTTCAATTCCAAATCTTCTCAAGTACATGCAAAACTGTGTGAGGTTGGATGGGCGGTCCTTGAACCTCGCCCTCTCGAAGTCGATGAGGTAAACATCATCCCCAACTATTATGTGCTTGTCCGGATGGTTCATCTCCTGCTTTTCAACCCCCATTACATCCATAATGAAGCAGGCCTCAAGAGCTCTCTCGACAGCCTTTCTGATGAAAGCTTCGTCAAACCTTCTACCCCTCAGCCTCTCCATCACTATTCTGAGATTTGCAAAATCGACGAAGTAAAGCTTAGGGGTGAAGAAGAAAGGCTGGAGGAGCGTGAGGAACTTAACCTCCTTCAGAAAGTTGTACCTGAACCTCTCGTGAAACTGCTTTATCGCGTATTTTTCCGTCAAATAGACGACTGAATGCCTACCCTTTCGCAGCTCTAACGATTCTCCTAACTCTCTCGGCATCAACCAATCCGCCCCGCTTTATGTAGGTGCCAACAATAACTCCGTCGCACCACTTCAAAATTCTGGCAGCATTCTCCGCGTTAACACCGCTTCCGGCGAGAACAGGCATTTTCAAAGTTTTTTTGGCGTATTTCAGCTCTTCCAAAGAAACTTCTCCACCTGTCGTTTTTCCCGTCAAAATCACCGCGTCCGCAAGACTCCTCTCGGCATTTAGGCAGTAATCCTCAAGTGAGGCGAAGTGTACAGCGTGTTTCACTGCAATGTCCGCAAAAATCATCGCCCTGCAGTCAACCAGCTTTTTGTACCTCATCACCTCTCCGGCCTTCCCCTCAAGAATTCCTTCAGGGGAGACGGAAGTGAAGAAAAGCTGGTTAACTCTAACAAAGTCGGCGTTTACGGCTTTGGCAATGGCTAATGCCGCAACGGCGTCGTTTCTGAGCACATTTATCCCCAGCCCGATGGAAACATCCCTCTTAACCTCGCAGGCTATTACAGTCATCGCAGCGACGGTTTCCTTGCCAACTTCCTTCAAAAAAGGTTTATCGCCGTAGTTTTCGAGTATTAGCGCGTCCGCACCACCCTCCTCAATTGCCCTGGCATCCTTTACGGCTTTGTCTATTACCGCACTCAGGTCAGTGTGCTCGGGTGAGCCCGGAAGGGGAAGGAGGTGAACCACGCCGATTACGGTCTTCTCCATACTACCTCCTCTCCGTACCTTATTTCCACAATCCTGTGGTGGGGAATGGCTGCGCCGCTGTAAAGGTAGATAAACATGTGGCCTATCTCCTTTATGTCATCACCGCTTACCTCGCTGTAGCCCTTTGGCCTGTCTATGTATCGAATTCTAACTTTGGAAAAATCAAATTCGGGATGCCACCTGAATTTATCCAAAATTTCTTTGATGCTATATCTCCTCATCCTTCGCTAGCTCAATAAGCTGCCCCTTCAGGTTCAGCTTGAGGGAGCGCTTGGCTATAGCCCTCAGAAACAGAGGGTCGAGGTTCAAATCCTTGGTGATGTACGTCACCGACGTTCTTCCAGCCTCAATTTCCTTGATTATTTCTCTGACGTACTCCTCAACTTCATCATCGCTCATGAATACGACTTCGAGAACTTTGTTGAGGTCTTTCAGCGAAATGTAGAAGTTCGCGCTCACGTGGGTGTAGCTCACGTGGTACTCCTTCTCCGGCTTTCCTCCGGGATCAGATGGCATTCTCCACTTCGCCTCAAGCATCCCTGCATTCTTCAGTATCCTAAGGGCGTCCCTGTATCCCTCACCTATCATCTCCTCAAGCTCTCTCGCCGTGTACCATCCCTCAAGAAGTGCGTTGTAAACCTTCCTGTAAGTTTCGGTTGAGAGGAGATGAAATATCGGGATTAGCTCCACCACATCGTTAATCAACTTGGCTCTCTTTACCATCTGTTTTTTCTTAACCTCAGGTCAATTATATTTTTCTATCCTCATGGTTTTGGCAAACTCTTGCGAACCTTACAACATCCCCAACGACGATTAGCGCAGGGCTATCAAAATTAAAATCTCTCTCAACAAGCTCAGAAAGCTTTGTAATAGTAACCCTCTGGTTTTTCATGCTCCCTCTCTCGATTACCGCCACGTCTCTATCTGCATCCACCCCTGATTCAATCAGGTTTCTGGCAACATCCTTGGCCGTGCAGCCCCCCATCAGAATCACGAGCGTCCCCTTCTCGTGCAGTTCTCTTATTCTCCCAGAGTCACTTCCGCTCACAACAAGAAAGCCGAATGCGTTTTCTGCTTCGGTAAGGGGAATTCCTGAGCAAACCGGCGCACCGTTTACGGAGCTAACGCCCGGAACAACCTCAAAGGGGATTCTATTCTCAACCAAAAATTCAATCTCCTCAGCCATTCTGCCGAAAATTCCCGGATCTCCTCCTTTCAGTCTCACGATCTTCTTTCCTTCTTCAAAGTACTTCTTCATCAGCCTGTTTATCTCTTTCTGCCTTTTTTCTCCTTTCTCCCCTCTCTCCTTGCCAACATAGACAACCTCTTTGCCAAGGGTTTTAAGGAAGGACTCAATTTCCTCCCCAACTAGCCTGTCGTACAGAATTACATCAGCCTCCTGAAGCAGCCTGTATGCTTTCAGAGTTAAAAGCTCGAAGTTTCCGGGACCAGCTCCAACTATGTAAACCTTTCCACCCACAAGGGGGAGTTGTGGGAAGGTTAAAAAACTTCTCGATTGCAGATATTTTTAGGTAAGCTTAAACCAGAAAGCGCAAATTTCGAAATTCTTATATATTGCCTAAAAAGAGGGGGACTTGCAATTACAGGAGGTGAACGAATGTCAGAAACTCCTTTGCTTGATGAATTAGAAAAGGGGCCTTGGCCAAGTTTTGTAAAGGAAATCAAGAAGACAGCAGAATTGATGGAAAAGGCTGCTGCCGAGGGTAAGGATGTGAAAATGCCGAAGGGCGCAAGAGGCTTGCTCAAGCAGCTTGAAATCTCCTATAAAGACAAGAAGACGCACTGGAAGCACGGAGGTATTGTCTCGGTTGTAGGCTACGGTGGAGGTGTTATCGGCAGGTACTCCGACCTCGGAGAGCAGATTCCAGAAGTTGAGCACTTCCACACAATGCGTATAAACCAGCCCTCAGGATGGTTCTATTCGACAAAGGCCCTCAGAGGACTTTGTGACGTATGGGAGAAGTGGGGAAGCGGTCTGACCAACTTCCACGGCTCGACTGGAGATATCATCTTCCTCGGAACGAGGAGTGAGTACCTCCAGCCGTGCTTTGAGGACTTGGGTAACCTCGAAATCCCCTTCGACATTGGAGGAAGCGGCTCCGATCTCAGAACACCCTCAGCCTGTATGGGTCCAGCACTCTGTGAGTTTGCCTGCTACGATACGCTGGAGCTCTGCTACGACCTCACAATGACCTATCAGGATGAGCTTCACAGGCCCATGTGGCCCTACAAGTTCAAGATAAAGTGCGCCGGCTGTCCGAACGACTGTGTTGCCTCAAAGGCGAGGTCAGACTTCGCCATTATCGGAACCTGGAAGGATGACATCAAGGTTGACCAGGAGGCAGTTAAGGAGTATGCATCCTGGATGGACATCGAGAATGAGGTCGTAAAGCTCTGCCCAACTGGAGCCATCAAGTGGGATGGGAAGGAGCTCACGATCGACAACAGAGAATGTGTCAGATGTATGCACTGTATAAACAAGATGCCAAAAGCTCTCAAGCCAGGTGATGAGAGAGGAGCAACAATCCTCATCGGTGGTAAGGCACCTTTCGTTGAGGGTGCTGTCATTGGATGGGTTGCAGTTCCATTCGTAGAGGTTGAGAAACCCTACGATGAAATCAAGGAGATTCTTGAAGCCATCTGGGACTGGTGGGACGAGGAAGGCAAGTTCAGAGAAAGAATCGGGGAGTTAATCTGGAGAAAGGGAATGAGGGAGTTCCTCAAGGTCATCGGCAGAGAAGCAGATGTGAGAATGGTGAAGGCACCAAGAAACAACCCGTTCATGTTCTTCGAGAAGGACGAGTTGAAGCCGTCGGCATATACTGAAGAATTGAAGAAGAGGGGGATGTGGTAATGGTAGTTGAGGGTGTTAAAACGGATTTTGGTCCACCATACTTCAGGGACCTTCTCCACCCGGTTATAGCCAAAAACTACGGCAAGTGGAAGTATCATGAAGTAGTAAAGCCGGGTGTCATTAAGAGAGTTGCTGAGAGCGGAGATGTCATTTACGTTGTAAGGTTCGGAACTCCAAGACTTCTGAGCATATACACGGTAAGAGAACTCTGTGACATTGCCGACAAATACTCTGACGGCTATTTGAGATGGACGAGCAGAAACAACGTCGAGTTTTTCGTAACTGACGAGAGCAAGATTGATGATTTGATTAACGAGGTGCAGGAGAGAGTTGGCTTCCCATGTGGTGGAACATGGGATGCTGTTAAGGGAGAATACGGGCTGAGCAACATTGTCCACACTCAGGGCTGGATTCACTGCCACACTCCAGCCATTGACGCTTCTGGTATTGTAAAGGCTGTGATGGATGAGCTTTACGAGTACTTCACCGACCACAAGCTGCCTGCAATGTGCAGAATCAGCCTTGCCTGCTGTGCAAACATGTGTGGTGCTGTCCACGCTTCAGATATTGCAATTGTCGGTATCCACAGAACACCTCCAATACCCAACGACGAGGCCATCAGAAAGACCTGTGAGATTCCGTCAACAGTGGCTGCATGTCCAACAGGAGCCCTCAAGCCGGACATGAAGAACAAGACCATCAAGGTTGACGTGGAGAAGTGCATGTACTGCGGTAACTGCTACACGATGTGCCCCGGCATGCCACTCTTCGACCCTGAGAACGATGGAGCTGCAATCATGGTCGGAGGTAAACTCTCTGAAGCAAGGAGAATGCCAGAGCTTTCAAAGGTCGTGGTGCCGTGGGTGCCCAACGAGCCACCGAGATGGCCCACTCTGGTTAAGTACGTAAAGCAGATTCTTGAAGCGTGGGCAGCCAATGCAAACAAGCACGAAAGGCTGATAGAGTGGGTTGACAGAATCGGCTGGGAGAGGTTCTTCGAGCTCACAGGCCTCGAATTCACACAGCACCTCATCGACGACTACAGAATCACTCCATACTTCTACAGCGAGTTCAGAGCTTCAACGCAGTTCAAGTGGTAAATTTATAAACACTTCCACCAATTTTTTTAAGGTGACCTAAAATGGCGGATTATACGGAAGAGGATAAGCAAAAGGTTCTGGCGCAGCTCAGCAAGAAGACTTGGAAGATTCCTGAACTGGCAAAAATCCTCAAAATGGACAAGAAAGTCGTTAAGAAGATCGTGCAGGATTTGATTAATGAAGGGGTTGCCGGATACTGGAGCTCCGGCTCAACAACCTACGTCGCTACCAAAGAGTACATCGAGGAGCTTGAGAAGAAGAGAGCTGAAGGTTAATTCTTCTTTTATTTTATGTTTTTTGAGTTTAAAAAGCATTTCTGGAAAAATCCTGTCCTGTCCCTCGAAATTTCGAGAATTCTGTGCAATGCATCATCCTACGTCCTGCCGCAGGGGATTCTTAAGGTTGAGGAGGGTGCCTTTGATGCCATAAACCGAAAATTTGACGATTTTATGGAAGGCAAAGCTGAGGTTGACGAGCTGATGGCCGAGGCTGATAGGCTGGAGGAGAAGCTCAATGAGCAACTAAACAGAAATTTCGGTTACTTGCACGAACTGGGACTTGAGCCACACGCAAAAGTCGCCTTTGTAAGCAGAATTCTCAGCAGGGGATTTGTTTATCCGGACGTTCAGATTTTTGTGGGTAAAAGAGCTTGCAAAAAACTGAGAGAGCTTTCAAAGGTTGAGAGAAGGATTCTCGAAGGTAGAATTGAGCTGGGAAAGGGCAGAGAGAAGCTTTTGCGGCTGGAAGGTAAGCTGCTCGGCTACCCTGATTGCTGCGTTGGAAGCTACATAGAGAGCAAGAGGGGTTTTCCGGCTGAGAGCAGGTTTATCATGGAGTGTGCTGAAAAGGGTGTTTTCGTCAAGTCATTAAAGGCGTTAAAGTCCTCGAAGCTCATTTCTATCCCCTATCTCTTCACATCCAACTTTTACCCGTGCAGCATTGAGTGCAGCAAAGCGGTAAAAGTCGGGCTCAAAATCCAAGAATGGCTTGATGAGTTTGAGGACGCTTTTAAGCTGAGAAGCATGCTTATAGCACTATTTTATGCTGCAACTGCGCTGAGAGCTTCTAAAGCTGCTGGCAATTACGGAGAGAAGCTTAGAAGCTTTTTCTCAAGTCTTTCACCAGGTGATATTGGTTTGATAGAAACGCTTGAAAGACACAGCGGTAACCAGGCGGAGTTTACAAACCTATTCATAGCTCGCATACTAGGCGGTTTTTCAAAAGGGTGAAAAATCGGGGAAAATCAAAAAAATTAAATACTTCTTTCTGACTTCTCATTGGAATTCTGGAGGTGATGTTAAATGGCTGAAATAAACGTTGATCAGGACAAGTGCAGCGGATGTGGAGAGTGCATTTCCGTTTGCCCCGGAGGAGTGTTTGAGTTCAACGACGACGGGAAGAGCTACCCGGCAAACCCGGACGAGTGTCAGGAGTGCTGCTCCTGCGTTGAGGTCTGCCCTGAGGGGGCAATCACCGTAGACGTCTGCGAGTGAATTTTTACCATTTTTTCTATTTCTTTGATTAGCTCGTCAATTCCCTCGCCTGTAACGGCTGAGTAAGCTTGTCTATCCCTTCTGTCGTGCATGTCAGCCTTGCTGTACACCTCTACTGTTGGCTTGGCGAAGTAGCCCTTTATCTCCTCGAGAAGGGAAAGCTGCTTTTCCAGAGAGTATCCGCAGGTTTCTGTTGGGTCAATGACGAAAAGGATTATGTCAGCGAGGTGCTTTAAAGCGAGAACCGCCCTCCTCTCAATTCTGTTTCTCTTGCTCAACGGCCTGTCAAGAAGACCGGGCGTGTCAATGATTTGGACTCTCTTTCCAGCAAATTCAGCAAAGCCGAGGTTGATTTTCTTGGTGGTGAAGGGGTAGCTGGCAACCTCTGGCTTTACCGTTGAGATTCTTGCAACGAGCGAAGATTTTCCTACATTGGGGTAGCCTGCAACGACGATTGTGGGCAAATCCTGAAGAATGGGTATCTCCCTCATCCTGTTTTTGGCATCGTTCAGGAACCTAAGCTCATCATCAATCTGCTCGATGATTGATGCAACTCTGCCGTAGGCAGATTTAACCACAGCAGAGGGATTTTTACCGCCCTTAACTTCCCTCACAGCTCTGCTCACAACCTTCTGAATCATCCCGTCCGCCCACTTCAGCGCTACGAGGGACTTCTTGAGCTGCCTTATTCCCACAACCACGTCAACCATTTCCCTGTAAAAGTCGGGAAGGTTTTCGTAGCTCGGATGGGCTCCGATAATCTTGCCGAAGTAGTCCCTTGAAACGTTGGAGATTGTTGCAAGCTTGTTCAAGGCTTTCTCCTTTGGATTTCTCCCCTCAACTCTCGCAGCTCTCCTGAAAATCTTGTCTATCAGCTCCTCTGCCGTTAGCACAGTCGGCAGCTTCTTGAAGTCCTGCATCTGCTGAAGTTTTGCTCAGGGCTTATTTTGTTTTCCTTGCCACTATCATTTTTTGGTCCCCATAGCTGTGGATGCCGAGAATCTCAAAGTCATGTTTTTCGAGTTCTTTCAGGTATTCATCGAGGCTGAGGTCTCCTTTGAATGTAAATCTTTTCTCCCCCTTTTCAATGCCGAAATTCCAGAGGTTCCACTCAAGGTCGAGCAAATCCAAGCTGCAATCATCCCAGAAAAACTGCTTGTTTGCGTAAATGCCTCCAGAATTGAGTGCATTGCAAATTTTTGGAAACATTGCCGAATTTTTGCCCGCCGGATTGCATGATGAGAATATAAAATCGTACCCTCCCCCAATTTCGTCTTTGAAGAAATCGCCCGACATGAAGCGAACTCTCGCAGAGCTTTTGCAGTAATGCTTTGCCTTCTCAACAACTTCTGGAAGGTCGAAGACGACAGCCTCAAGATTCGGATTTAGCTGTGTGAAAGCAACAGAGTAAAGACCGTGACCTCCGCCGAGGTCAAGCATCTTCCTCGCCCTCCTGAATTCTTCGTACTGCGCAACAGTTTCAACAGCCCACTGAAGCTCTCCCATCATCGCATGCTCCGCCATCGCGTGAATAACGAGTTTGGAAAAGAGGTTTTCCCTTTTTACCTCAACAGCTCCCTTCTTTGCTATCTCCGCAAGGTTTAGCCAGATTTCCAGATCATAAAAGTGCTTTTTCAGGAAGTTCAGCATGGGGAGGCTGGAGTTCTTGCAGAGGTGCGTTTGGGCTATTCTTGAGTTGACGTACCTTTCTCCTTTTTTCTCCAGCAACCCCTCCTTGGCAAGGCACTCCAGCATGATTCCTGTAATCTTCCTGTCCCCTCCGATTTTTTTGGCAACCTCGTCCGCATCAGCCTCATTCCGCAAAGCCTCAAAGATTCCGAGCTCAAGGGCTGCTTTGAGCAGAAGAATTTTCCTGTATCCCTGGCTCCACTCCTGTACTAAGGCCAAGAAGTCACTGCGGGACAATAAGAACCCTCCCGTTGTGCCTGAGAACTTCCACCTCTATGCCGTAAACCTCCTTTATGTTCTCCTGCGTAAGAACCTCCTTACCGCCTGAAGCGAATATCCTGCCGTTTTTCAGCATTACTATTTTGTCTGCGAAGATGGCAGCAAGATTCAAGTCGTGCATGGTGGATATAACTGAAATCTCCTTCTCGTCGGCTATTTTCCGAAGAAGCTTCATTATCTCAATCTGGTTCTTCACGTCAAGGTTGTTCGTGGGCTCGTCCAGAAGGAGTATTTTCGGTTTCTGGGCTAAGGCTCTGGCAATCATTACTTTCTGAAGCTCTCCACCGCTTAGCTCGTTGATTCTTCTGTAGGAGAACTTCTTGAGGTCGAGCAGCGAAAGCACGTCCTCCACAATCCTGTAATCCTCATCGGATGGTGAAAAGCCCATGTAGGGCCTTCTGCCAAGCAGAACGACATCATAAACAGTTAAAAATCCTGAATCGCTTCTTTGGGGGACGTAAGCAAGCTTTCTGGCCAGATCTCTCCCCGAAAGCCTATCAATGCTAACCTTTTCAACGAGCACCGCTCCCTTTGGTTTCAGAATGCCGGCCATGCACTTCAGCAGAGTTGTCTTTCCGCTCCCATTGGGGCCGAGAATGAAAACGAATTCGCCCCTCTCAGCCTCAAACTCCAAATCCTGAA
The nucleotide sequence above comes from Archaeoglobus fulgidus DSM 4304. Encoded proteins:
- a CDS encoding DUF2589 domain-containing protein, whose product is MSEKNRVKIPLLTLVPVPYLSIDEAEIDFSAKIVATSKQQKGKFVPLYASTHQKLKQRQTSTESLTSR
- a CDS encoding DUF2589 domain-containing protein encodes the protein MVNVALLLDQIIATPLRSMVEAQQESANATVEFLTSLIDENGKPKGIELAYEQTVFDPERGL
- a CDS encoding DUF2589 domain-containing protein, which gives rise to MVGANIPAELAALPIESLIGKPLEAAVRAQAFAAMTTARFVQEVGLDDDGNVKTVTFKFKRKELDPETGDVTDVDTTVEAPLLTILPVPFIRIKDMTVHFNFTIKTSAQDKTQHDFASKLTAKAGWGWGSVKLTASYGFKKESRSQVDRSSELDITVNAVQDEMPEGMRTLLSLLKESIAPAGASGGGTG
- a CDS encoding BtpA/SgcQ family protein; the encoded protein is MEKTVIGVVHLLPLPGSPEHTDLSAVIDKAVKDARAIEEGGADALILENYGDKPFLKEVGKETVAAMTVIACEVKRDVSIGLGINVLRNDAVAALAIAKAVNADFVRVNQLFFTSVSPEGILEGKAGEVMRYKKLVDCRAMIFADIAVKHAVHFASLEDYCLNAERSLADAVILTGKTTGGEVSLEELKYAKKTLKMPVLAGSGVNAENAARILKWCDGVIVGTYIKRGGLVDAERVRRIVRAAKG
- a CDS encoding DUF504 domain-containing protein; the protein is MRRYSIKEILDKFRWHPEFDFSKVRIRYIDRPKGYSEVSGDDIKEIGHMFIYLYSGAAIPHHRIVEIRYGEEVVWRRP
- a CDS encoding ArsR family transcriptional regulator — translated: MVKRAKLINDVVELIPIFHLLSTETYRKVYNALLEGWYTARELEEMIGEGYRDALRILKNAGMLEAKWRMPSDPGGKPEKEYHVSYTHVSANFYISLKDLNKVLEVVFMSDDEVEEYVREIIKEIEAGRTSVTYITKDLNLDPLFLRAIAKRSLKLNLKGQLIELAKDEEI
- the cobA gene encoding uroporphyrinogen-III C-methyltransferase; protein product: MGGKVYIVGAGPGNFELLTLKAYRLLQEADVILYDRLVGEEIESFLKTLGKEVVYVGKERGEKGEKRQKEINRLMKKYFEEGKKIVRLKGGDPGIFGRMAEEIEFLVENRIPFEVVPGVSSVNGAPVCSGIPLTEAENAFGFLVVSGSDSGRIRELHEKGTLVILMGGCTAKDVARNLIESGVDADRDVAVIERGSMKNQRVTITKLSELVERDFNFDSPALIVVGDVVRFARVCQNHEDRKI
- the dsrA gene encoding dissimilatory-type sulfite reductase subunit alpha, giving the protein MSETPLLDELEKGPWPSFVKEIKKTAELMEKAAAEGKDVKMPKGARGLLKQLEISYKDKKTHWKHGGIVSVVGYGGGVIGRYSDLGEQIPEVEHFHTMRINQPSGWFYSTKALRGLCDVWEKWGSGLTNFHGSTGDIIFLGTRSEYLQPCFEDLGNLEIPFDIGGSGSDLRTPSACMGPALCEFACYDTLELCYDLTMTYQDELHRPMWPYKFKIKCAGCPNDCVASKARSDFAIIGTWKDDIKVDQEAVKEYASWMDIENEVVKLCPTGAIKWDGKELTIDNRECVRCMHCINKMPKALKPGDERGATILIGGKAPFVEGAVIGWVAVPFVEVEKPYDEIKEILEAIWDWWDEEGKFRERIGELIWRKGMREFLKVIGREADVRMVKAPRNNPFMFFEKDELKPSAYTEELKKRGMW
- the dsrB gene encoding dissimilatory-type sulfite reductase subunit beta, with the protein product MVVEGVKTDFGPPYFRDLLHPVIAKNYGKWKYHEVVKPGVIKRVAESGDVIYVVRFGTPRLLSIYTVRELCDIADKYSDGYLRWTSRNNVEFFVTDESKIDDLINEVQERVGFPCGGTWDAVKGEYGLSNIVHTQGWIHCHTPAIDASGIVKAVMDELYEYFTDHKLPAMCRISLACCANMCGAVHASDIAIVGIHRTPPIPNDEAIRKTCEIPSTVAACPTGALKPDMKNKTIKVDVEKCMYCGNCYTMCPGMPLFDPENDGAAIMVGGKLSEARRMPELSKVVVPWVPNEPPRWPTLVKYVKQILEAWAANANKHERLIEWVDRIGWERFFELTGLEFTQHLIDDYRITPYFYSEFRASTQFKW
- a CDS encoding dissimilatory sulfite reductase D family protein, yielding MADYTEEDKQKVLAQLSKKTWKIPELAKILKMDKKVVKKIVQDLINEGVAGYWSSGSTTYVATKEYIEELEKKRAEG
- a CDS encoding DUF483 domain-containing protein, which gives rise to MFFEFKKHFWKNPVLSLEISRILCNASSYVLPQGILKVEEGAFDAINRKFDDFMEGKAEVDELMAEADRLEEKLNEQLNRNFGYLHELGLEPHAKVAFVSRILSRGFVYPDVQIFVGKRACKKLRELSKVERRILEGRIELGKGREKLLRLEGKLLGYPDCCVGSYIESKRGFPAESRFIMECAEKGVFVKSLKALKSSKLISIPYLFTSNFYPCSIECSKAVKVGLKIQEWLDEFEDAFKLRSMLIALFYAATALRASKAAGNYGEKLRSFFSSLSPGDIGLIETLERHSGNQAEFTNLFIARILGGFSKG
- a CDS encoding 4Fe-4S dicluster domain-containing protein; translated protein: MAEINVDQDKCSGCGECISVCPGGVFEFNDDGKSYPANPDECQECCSCVEVCPEGAITVDVCE
- a CDS encoding NOG1 family protein, encoding MQDFKKLPTVLTAEELIDKIFRRAARVEGRNPKEKALNKLATISNVSRDYFGKIIGAHPSYENLPDFYREMVDVVVGIRQLKKSLVALKWADGMIQKVVSRAVREVKGGKNPSAVVKSAYGRVASIIEQIDDELRFLNDAKNRMREIPILQDLPTIVVAGYPNVGKSSLVARISTVKPEVASYPFTTKKINLGFAEFAGKRVQIIDTPGLLDRPLSKRNRIERRAVLALKHLADIILFVIDPTETCGYSLEKQLSLLEEIKGYFAKPTVEVYSKADMHDRRDRQAYSAVTGEGIDELIKEIEKMVKIHSQTSTVIAPSGQTSTQEQHS
- a CDS encoding methyltransferase, which codes for MALVQEWSQGYRKILLLKAALELGIFEALRNEADADEVAKKIGGDRKITGIMLECLAKEGLLEKKGERYVNSRIAQTHLCKNSSLPMLNFLKKHFYDLEIWLNLAEIAKKGAVEVKRENLFSKLVIHAMAEHAMMGELQWAVETVAQYEEFRRARKMLDLGGGHGLYSVAFTQLNPNLEAVVFDLPEVVEKAKHYCKSSARVRFMSGDFFKDEIGGGYDFIFSSCNPAGKNSAMFPKICNALNSGGIYANKQFFWDDCSLDLLDLEWNLWNFGIEKGEKRFTFKGDLSLDEYLKELEKHDFEILGIHSYGDQKMIVARKTK
- a CDS encoding ABC transporter ATP-binding protein; translation: MIEVRSLYYSYNSKPVIQDLEFEAERGEFVFILGPNGSGKTTLLKCMAGILKPKGAVLVEKVSIDRLSGRDLARKLAYVPQRSDSGFLTVYDVVLLGRRPYMGFSPSDEDYRIVEDVLSLLDLKKFSYRRINELSGGELQKVMIARALAQKPKILLLDEPTNNLDVKNQIEIMKLLRKIADEKEISVISTMHDLNLAAIFADKIVMLKNGRIFASGGKEVLTQENIKEVYGIEVEVLRHNGRVLIVPQ